The Theileria annulata chromosome 2, complete sequence, *** SEQUENCING IN PROGRESS *** genomic sequence TCTCCATTTTGATAATTAGATGGTCTATTTGGTTGATTTCCCGTGACCACTGATCCTTTCCCCAAATTACTCGCGACTCTATTACTAATTTTCGATTCATTTAATCCAGAGTTGGTAGTTGTGTATGGTTGACTGTTGTTTAATGAGTACATATTGACAAAAGTCTTTACATTTTTAGATTTCAAGGatttatctttaatatttatgttacattttattctttGTATTTCATTGGTTTGATGGAATATTTCAATACATTTGTTcgataatattttgtttcGATTTGTTATAGTATTTTGTACATTATAGAATCTTCTAAAACTACATAATTTAGGTATGttacttttatttaataaccCATACATTTTGaagtatattaaattgaaCCTTATAACATTGTTATATCTATATCTTCTTCACAATTAATTGATTCATTAGGaatcaattttaaactaaAGGGTGTTTGGTCATTAAATCCAAATTGATTTACTGAGGATAATGCATCAACGTTGTGAACCCgatcataatttattaattttgtttttatattttcaaattgtACTAAAATTAGAATTGGGCATTTAACAATCAACTAAATAATGTGAAAGGGAGAGTTGTTTACTTTTGACAAATCTTCcaaattttttctaaattccGAATCCTTATCGAGTAACACATTCTACgaaatatatacatatataaataactgtaATTAGATGctattttttcttttacATTTTGTTTGATCGTGGAATCTTCCACCAAATgcattattaatttcaggTGTATTGTAATTTCATGTACATTTACAAATGTGAAGTTATTTTCTCTAATCGAACTTTCGagaatatttattactataattaagtctaaaaatataagataacttaaattttacattcAGTTGTGAAACTCATTTTGACTCCAACTACTAACAAGAGAAGTTCGCTCAGCACATACGTTGAACTCATATCTTCTATAAATGAATTGATGGGGAAGTAAAAGGGAAATATTTCTGGGAACTATGAATGTAATACTTATCGTATGTAGTGAGTTCTTGATGTTCCTTATTATTTCAGTTATCGTCAGGTGTACTGTTTCCTTGAGACTTTCGTCCTTGGTCAGATACAAAACGAATTCATAAAACTCATATGAAATTATGTATTTGTGGTCTAGTAATATTGTTTTGCCGTTGACCTCTATTTCTAGGTCCTTGTTGTCCGGcctataataattgttgCAAATGTTGATCATTTCcctaaaaattacaatCCAATGCCTTCTCTTATCAACTTCGTTGAATTGTATCATTTCTAAGTTAAAATGACTGAGATGTGTTATGACCTTTTAGGGCGTTTCTGCATTGGGACCTCAGGAGTTCCACTTCAGTGAAAAAAATAAGGTCGTGGTCGTAGGTGAAGAAATACTTCTCCAACTTGTTTAAAAACGTCTgtaaataaaaatcaaggttaaaaattaccaatttatccataaatttgtaacaaataaacatgaaaatgaaaatgaaaatgaaggGAGTgaggaaaaaataatagaaaatataaataaaatacattatatatttagcatattttttaaatctataTCATCGTTAATCACTCTGGCAAAGTCGCTTTTAATCCTGTAGTCTCGCACCATGCCTAAATTAAAGTAATTTGTTGGTAACACTTACGATGCGAAAAACGTCCTCATCGTATGCGAAGTTAAATCTTGGTGTAGGACCATGTCGATATCCCTCTGCTATACcctgaaataataaatattagtgGTATAAGTTGAGTATAAATAAGGGATAATGTATGTAGCTAAATGCTTACATTTAACAATGACTTGGCAACATCTAGTTTGGTCACATCCTTATGCTTGTATACCCCGCCGCTAACAAGGCACAAACGACAAAGTGTTACTCTAGGCAATTTTTTCGCAGTTTCTCGTTTAGCCATTCCATTATAGTCGCAAAGTGTAGTAACCAAATTGTCCCCCAACTTATGGACGGATTCTAGGAAACCGTCAACATCATAATTGGCCCCGTTGGGACCAACAACATAAACAAATCCCAAGTTGTGGTCCTAAATGTGATTATAACaagttttaataaatattatgttaTTAACTTACATTCGTAAATGGGTATTTGTTGTTAAACAAGGTCACAAATACAAGTCCCTCGTTAGGAAGTTTAAAATAAGATGGGTCATTTGGTAGACGGCACATAGCAAACAAGACCTGTGAGTTGGGTTCGTGTTCATATGCAACGTGTTGATTTTCGTCAGACTTGTTATTGTTCCTGGCCTGTTCGGCAAGTCTCTTGAACAGCGTTGTGTAAGACCCTAAATCATGTCCAAGTTCACCTAGAAGTTTTGCAAATGCACCATTAACTCCAGAACCACCAACGGTTAAGTCAGGATTTCCCGCGTTTACAGATAAAACAAATTCTGTGGGCTCGGAGTCGAACAATGGTGTGAAGGTCGACGTTCTTGGTGAGAAAACGATATATCCTGGTGAGATTCTGGAACCTTTAAACTCTGGGTGTTTTCTCATAAAAACGAGTAATCCTGGGATGTAAAAGGGGTTCTTACTTTTTTCGCTCGTGCACTTGTTTAACAATGTCTCGATCCTAAAGGTTGTAGCCGCATTCTTTGACACAAGCAACATCTGGAGTTGGAGACACAAACCCATGGCATCCCCTAATGCACTAAGTATTAACACTTCTGTGCCGCCGGCCAGCAATTCGCATGCTGTTCTGATCAGGAAAGCTTTAGGCCTTTTTGAGGATATCAATAAAGTTTTAGCGTTCTCAAATTCCTTCATCTTCATGTCCAATAATGACTTGTCTCCAGTTTGTTCCGAGTCTTCCACCATAGTTAAATTATCGTTGAATCACTAAAATGTTACGGATTGATTTGGAAAAATAATCAATGTAGCATCAAGCGATAATGTTTGATGAATTGTTTTGTATATAAACTGGTCTATATACTGGACAAGGCTTATTATGGATTTTGAGACTCTGAACTATATCACAGGATCGGCATAATTAAAGGTCTGAGCCAAC encodes the following:
- a CDS encoding uncharacterized protein (chr2.cand.352 - hypothetical protein, conserved, mal13p1.237), whose translation is MVEDSEQTGDKSLLDMKMKEFENAKTLLISSKRPKAFLIRTACELLAGGTEVLILSALGDAMGLCLQLQMLLVSKNAATTFRIETLLNKCTSEKSKNPFYIPGLLVFMRKHPEFKGSRISPGYIVFSPRTSTFTPLFDSEPTEFVLSVNAGNPDLTVGGSGVNGAFAKLLGELGHDLGSYTTLFKRLAEQARNNNKSDENQHVAYEHEPNSQVLFAMCRLPNDPSYFKLPNEGLVFVTLFNNKYPFTNDHNLGFVYVVGPNGANYDVDGFLESVHKLGDNLVTTLCDYNGMAKRETAKKLPRVTLCRLCLVSGGVYKHKDVTKLDVAKSLLNGIAEGYRHGPTPRFNFAYDEDVFRIVSVTNKLL
- a CDS encoding uncharacterized protein (all_bases.C.cand.445 - hypothetical protein), coding for MFICYKFMDKLTFLNKLEKYFFTYDHDLIFFTEVELLRSQCRNALKEMIQFNEVDKRRHWIVIFREMINICNNYYRPDNKDLEIEVNGKTILLDHKYIISYEFYEFVLYLTKDESLKETVHLTITEIIRNIKNSLHTIKDMSSTYVLSELLLLVVGVKMSFTTEYLIIVINILESSIRENNFTFVNVHEITIHLKLIMHLVEDSTIKQNVKEKIASNYSYLYMYIFRRMCYSIRIRNLEKIWKICQK